DNA from Kryptolebias marmoratus isolate JLee-2015 linkage group LG8, ASM164957v2, whole genome shotgun sequence:
TACACATAAATACAACCCAAACACTAAACCCATACGGCCTACAGCATATGTATATAATCATTTCTTTCCAACGTTCATACATGGCCTCCAGTAGCTCGCCGTGATCGTATAGTGGTTAGTACTCTGCGTTGTGGCCGCAGCAACCCCGGTTCGAATCCGGGTCACGGCAGGGAATCATCCCTGACACGGCATGggaggtttgtttttgcttttttttaaattttgcgttggatttttagtttttcttactTCGAACTTTACGGTACACCAAACGTCACCATGTGTCATTTAAACGTCCTGTTTAGTATGTGTTGAGTGCCCCTTAGTGTAAGTTTTTACAGCTTGTTTTAGTCAGCTACGGTTAATCCACTGCGCATGTAAGATCTATTTTATTGCTTTGGTTGGTATAATATGTTAATAAAGATCgcttaactttaaaaaaacccattgaaaaacaaaatatagtggtcatattttcagttgtttcacTTGGTTTCAGAATTCAACATTTTGCTCTGTACAAAAGTGAAATACTGACAAAAAACCTTCATGTTTCTATTTCTAATCCATATCAAACGCTATAAATCACATTTAATCAGACTTTAAAGACCTTGACCTAGACTAAAAAAAGGGGGTGGGTCGTTCAGAGTTAGCGTGTGTTTATTGGTAGCTGCCAAAGACAACTGCCATGATCCGAAAAGAACAACCAATCAGATGAGCCCGGCAGACCGCGTGTACCGGTAGCTCTATGAATGCAGACATTTGATTGGTCGTCCTAATCACAAAGAACCTCCCCTGACTATGTAGAGTTCCGTGTTTGAGTTTATCTCTACTCCTGTAGAGCAAACAGTCCTGAATCTTTCGTCTGCAAGATATTATTCTCTCAAATCCTGTGAAGCTGTTACATAGAATCTCAGTAAACTGCGTGGGTCTTTGGTAAGTTTAATATACACtgatatattttgaaataagtTTCTTTAACAAATGATAAACAGAGAGATCAGAGATCAGATCAAAGTGAATCCAAGTACAGATCAGTGCTGTGTAATTGCCATATAAAGTGATTTGTACATGTGATAATTATTATCACTTTATCTATActgcatgtttttatgtataTCTTAAAACAGATTATGGATGCCTCTTCAGCAAAAAGAGCTCTACATCCCTACTGGCCCCGGGACCTTGTGATTCCCAGCTATGTGGAAAATGACCGGTCTATGTCAGAGAttctgggttttcttttttctgtgtctgGGGTGTTCCTGCTCGTGACCTGGCTGATCACTGGGACCACCGGCAGGCTGGGGATGTGGAGGCGACTGGCTATGTGCTGGTTTGCAGTATGTGGTTTCATCCATAGCGTCATTGAGGGCTGGTTTTCACTGTATCATAATAGTCTACCAGGAGATCAGAGCTTCCTGTCACAGCTGTGTGAgtaccccccaaaaaaaccctgTTGAGAAAACCTTATGAGCTATGAAGATCagcatgttttgtattttttctctctcagggAAAGAGTACTCCAAGGGAGACAGCAGATATGTAATGTGAgataattttctgcttttaaaaagataaaatcgaattattaaacagaactgaaatgttaagttgttttttcctcttcttttaaaaaaaatgtagagcTGATAACTTTACTGTTTGTATGGAGACCGTGACTGCTTGCCTTTGGGGACCATTCAGCTTTTGGGCTGTATATTCTTTTTTAACTAATAAGCCTTACAGATTTGTTCTGCAGCTCATCATTTCATTAGGTAAGAGGCTGGAAttactaaaaaataacaaataaatccCCTTAATTCAAGTAACCCTAATTgtatgttctgttttatttcataatatGACTCCAGGGCAGCTGTACGGAGCAGTGCTTTACTTCTTCACAGAGCACAGAGACGGCTACGCTCACAGCGAGTTGGGACATCCGGTCTACTTCTGGTTCTACTTCGTGTTCATGAACGTGTTGTGGATCGTCATACCCCTGGCCCTCATCATGGACGCGTGGAGACAGCTATCAGCAGCTCAGACGCACACAGACACCTCAAAgacacaaaagaataaaaaacactgaGCATGCTGTGGGACGGAGGGACACAGATACTTAAACTGATACTTAAAACGTGATGCAATATTTTGGTTTAGTCATATCGTCATTGTTGCATTATAAATTTGACTGTCAAGacacaattttatttgtttatattctaGACATTATAATTGGACTGCctaatatacagtatgtatttgtatatatatatatatgtataaaaaagtGAAGGATGTTCTCACTTTTCTTGCTTATctacaaatataaacagtaaaagtacaataaatttttttaaaagttgtactTGCTCACCAAtagtgtttcagtttaattactAAGGTAATTATATTGCTCAAAATTtataattttcctttttccccctttatAGCCACATATATATAGTTTtccaatttattttacttttttactttttttaaacaaatgggaTAAACCAGAAGTAGTTGTTTATTTCGCATTACAAACTGCTCATTGTGTTGGTAACTTTCAACACAACAGGTTTTgctaataattataaaaatagCACTGAATGCTTGTACcacgaaaacaaaaagattgCTTATTTAAGTAACTTATCAACTGGAGTAATGCTTTGCAGAATATAAATGCTACAATCACAGATCTTCGAATATGTTCACATGGTTTAATCCGAAACgttttgacaaaagaaaaaaaaaaaatctatgtaacggagagatatttatttatttacataagcGTGCTTAATGTACACGCGCCGAAATAGCTCAGTTGGGAGAGCGTTAGACTGAAGATCTAAAGGTCCCTGGTTCGATCCCGGGTTTCGGCATTTTGCTGTAGCGTCACTTAAATGATGACATCTAGTggacaaatacacaaaatacatgtttttaaacaaaaaagacgCCATGGGAAGAAAATGACCTCAGCCATCTTTCACCCTAGATTAATTAAGTTTAGGACtccaaactaaatgttttaaatgtgatttgtttttgaacatcCAGGTAGATGACTTACACACAGCTGCTTTTTTGTTACTAaaggctttattttgaaattaaggCAATGTTGGAAATGCACTTAGATCAAAtactataaaaacacaaaaacatttatttctaccATTGTTGTTAGTATTCTATCTTCAGGTAAACATTTTGCTAAGTCTTTGTCCCAACTGAgcatttctctgtttctctttatgaATGACATCTTTCAGTGCCTTCACAGCAGCAGGCAGGTCTGGTTGGAGCTCCAGCAGTTTTCTGAACGCCTGCTTGGCCTCTTCCAGCTCATTCAGCATCTGGCACGCCTGGCCCAGGCGGTACCAGGCCTTGGAGGCGCCGGGCTCCAGCTTGGTCGCTTTAGCAGCACTGGCCTTTGCCCGCTCCGGTTGGTTCAGCTTCAGCTGGCACAGAGACAGGTTTGAGTGAAGCTCGGCTTTGATAATTTTGAGTTCGTCGCGCGAAGGAAGCTGCAGTGCTTCCTCTGAGGGGCTTGTGTCACTTTCCTCTCCCGATTCAAGCTCTTGCGCTTTGGGCTCCATCGCGCCAACAAGGCCACAGAGAGGGATGAGGAGTTTGAGGGCTCGGCTGTAGCTGTCTGCAGCTCCCCACACATCCCCACCCCTGAATCTCACTCCACCTCTCTCCTTGTGGGACTTCACCCACTCCACTTTTTCATCTGCAGGCATTTCCCAGGACTCCTTTCCGGGTGTGAAAGCTTGGAGTTCAACAGTAGCGCATAAAGGAAGGTTTCCATCTGAAGGCTGGTGAACGGACGCATCTGCTTCATTTCCAAGCGGAGTGAGTTgtatctgaggaaaaaaaacaaagaaaaattatCAGACTTGATATAAACCTGACTGCATCAACAGGTGTACTTGTGTGAAAAATGGGTCTAAGTTGACAGATTTAGCCCTGAATCCCCCCCAACTCTCACCTCGCATTTCTCCCCTGCTCTCATCCCCTCCAAGCAAGCCTCTGTGACGTCGCACTGACCCTCCCCCAGCCTCAGCGTTATCCAGTCCCCCACTGGGATCTGCAGGACAGAGTCTTGACACCGGAGAAACGGCGTGACCGCCAATTCTGTAACATCACCAAACACTAATGAACGATCCGTGTCGTCCTTCTGGACCTGAAGCTGCACCCGGACCCGACACAGCGAGCCCAAGCTTGGACAGGTTTTAGATAAACAggctaaaagaaacagacagacattaCATCAGCTAGAGTAAcgttttgttttagcttttaaaaaaaaaaaaaaaaaaaaacatactagAAATAATTGTTCATGTTGAGCATCATACATGTAATGTTTCCAGAATCAGAAACGGTTTGTTGACTCCACTTGTGCTTTTGCTGGACCCTCCAGAGGCCTCTGGGACACACCGACACCCATGAGGGGACATCAGCACCATCCGCTTCACCATACAGAGTCGGAACAGCTTCCATCCCTGGGTTCATGTCAACGAAAGACAGACAATCAAATCGTTGTCAAAATATCAAGAATACAGCACATGACAGTCAgtgtttaagaaaacaaataaaagcaatgatGTTAATAAAGCAGAGATGCTgatttgtgaggaaaaaatgcAATATTAGCTTTAATCAATGCTAAAACACTGGTTTAGTTCCAGGAGACTTACATAAAGAGAAATATTATTCCTTGCTCGTTTCACCAGACCTGGTCTAGCGATCTGGCTTTCCTgtaattgtttgtctgactaCAGAGTTAAAAGTACATCCACCCCTTATCTAGCTATTCTGTAAAAATGCTCAGTTGTATATGCAGcctttcaaatgtaaaaaattgaCTCACATAGGCCTGCATATTTTAAGGTTTAGATTTGATCAAAGGGGGtctacaaaagaaaatgtttttttaaaaatataatataaataaatctttacatatTAATATAAAGATTTTGGCATTTGTATTGACAGAATTGTGTTGTGTCAAGTACATTTCGAGGCTctaagtattttttattttgtaggaatGTCTCTTTTAGGTTAAGTGTTTCTATTATCAGCCTCAACACGATTTTTTTGAAGATAAATATAGTTTTTTAGCAGTCGAAGTTATGTTAAAATCATGTAGTATCTATAATAACACAAAGCTAGCAAAGATATTAGTCTATTATgacgttaaaaacaaaacaatagtgAACAAGTTACCGtaaagtttctttgtttttaagtgcCACCTTGacgatattattattattattcttttgacCGTCCATTAGTACAGACGCTCGTGTTAGActatttatttgatatttcagggtacaaaaacaaatccccCATCGAAGCAACAAAGCAGCATTAGGTGTTATCACACAGCCCTCCCGTCCCGTTTACTTCCgtctgaatttatttaatctgtGAATTATTCGCCTCACTGACCTCACTCCGCACACAAATATCAATTTAccttctgtcacaaaaaaaaaaaaaaaaaacattagcaaTCACAAAATTAAACCTAACCTTCTTTTTCTCTAGCTGCAGCTCCCAGTCTTCTTTGTGTTAAAGGTTGGCTGGCAGCTTCACTGCAGTGGGAGGGTTACCGCCCCTGCAGGCCGGGAGGCTCCTAACAGTCTGTACAATGCAGTTCGTTGCAGAGTTAAAATGCCcacatttacctttttatttctctcacaGACAGATTGTAGCCTACAGATGTAATCGGATCCGTTTTGGTCATACCTGTAaagcacttctttttttttttttttccttccagacTCAATAAAGCCAAGAATGTGACATAACCAGGgggtggcaaaaaaaaaactgaaataaaaatatcttgCCACCCCACTTGCAGTGACAACGCCAGAAGTAAGTATCCAGGTGGGCCTGACTGAAGGTTAGTGGGCCACCAAGTTTGACGCAGCTTGTGAAATACATGAAAACTGGAAGttgtatgttctccctgtgGTTGGCTATTTGAAAGAGGTTGAAAAATATGTGATACCAAGTTCATGcgttataatttaattttaaagtaaagCCTCCAGGAATTGTAGGCCGTCATAAAATTTGCATTATTTCTTCATTCCTTTTGTAGTCCTTTTATATGTTTAATGAATGTGCTACCTTAATCGATGGTTAGAATAACTCTTCCCCAGttaacttttattaattaacTGTTAATAACCTTTTATACATCAAACAGTTAAGTTTGTTACTGCATCCCCATTAAGAGGCACTTTCTACTACTGAGGTTAGAAAAGCATGTTCTGATGTATTAAATCAGCTGACATTTGGTTTGTAggtattttaaaacatgatatCAGTTTATTAGGTTgcttaaaaatttaaatgaaatagtGAATAGCATTTTTCTTCTACATTGTCAATTAGGATTTTTGTGATGATTTACTGGGGTCCTGACACAACTTTGGCAACCACGTGGATAAACCTTGGCagtctttacaaataaaatcctaTTGGAATTGCCAAAGCCTAGGACCttcatttatgatttttttttttaataattatgtgCCAAAAAGAATGCCACCCTACTTTTAGGCAAATAAGTAtatcttttgtcctttttgtaaAGTCACTAACATCTTCACAgaaattcaaaaacaacaacaactggtGTAGGCTCATATTTCAAGTTGAAAATACCCCAATGTGTTTCAGTAATTTGGGTATTGATGACATTTCCAGTAGGGGTCAGTCTCTCCCCAGCAATATAACAGCATGATTAggtactgttaaaaaaaaaaaaaaacactgaagatatATTTTAAGCACTATACCTGGTTCTTTTCATCAGCAGCTCTGCACAGTTACACAAGAATACACTTTTTACATGCAACgaaaagcagaaaagagatTCAATTTGGTAATTTATTCTGATATTGTACTAAATATGGTGGGATtttagctgagaatcattcacaacgcATACTACAAACACTACATGTCGTGTGAGATCTTTGCCTTGTTTGATTCAACTCTGAAATATATaactcatgaactgctggatggattttagtgagactttcaaaaggttttcattGGATAGATGTCAACTGATTACTGTTTGGAttcaatccaaatcaagatggctgccacaactaatgcACATCACAAAAAAGctctgagtcagttttacagatactgagctaacatttgatgtggttgaAGTTGAGCGTTGCTCACAACACACTCTGAATGTGTCATCTCACTATATCGCATTAGATTatgcataatatttttttcaaggtctgctaaaaatggctacaatatggtcatttttcaacataaaattatGGCTTAAAAGGCAGCGGGGggtattcattccttcaaggaatgctagaccaatcattttaaaatgcagagtagaacaccttaaaaaacaaagtgtaatTCTTTTCTAGCTGTTGTTAGAGTCGCTGGTAGTATAAGAAAACGTAACAACACTAGGAGTTTAAACCGCCGTtatacaacaacaacataaagagCAGGTCTGTGTTCAGCATCTCCTTCTCTAACTTTCTTTCTCTCACATTGAACAGAAAACACTCTTTTCTGACCCGGATCATTTCTTTCTCCTCAGCTTCTCCAGCCCACCAACCCCTTTAGCCCCCTCAACTTCCTCGTGGATCCCAAATCCTTCCCAGATGGCCTGTTGTGAAACCTCCTTGTAGGTTCAGATGCACATATCCCAGAGCCTGCGGAGCACTTGATGTTCCCCAGGAGGCCGCTGCAACCTGCCAGTTGCAACATCAGCAGGCAGGACTTGAAACTGCTAGGTGGGTCGGTGCAACCTCCCGCTAGTTGCTCCCAGAGATTCAACATACGTCATTCACAAAATAGGTGGAAGATAGAAGGAGATAAAAGACAGATAAACACGCTAAACTCTAAGCATGTCCAACATTCtgcttgtctttgtcttttccttttaaaagtgACATTGAGGTCCCTTTTAATTCTTCCACTTTCCcttactgacacacacacataaccaGAAGCTAACTCCTAAACAGATCGGGCCacaagtaaaaaacaatatttatccCTCACTGTGTAAAGTACTGCTGCACTTTCCGCTGTTGCTAAATGTGTACAATTAGGTGTTTAAGGCACTTAAACTGTAGTTGGTTTGACTCCTTCGGGGTTTGCTGTCTACGATGAGACTTTTGAATACAAACTGAGTGCGAAGAGCAACATTTACTTTATGTGGCTCCATCACTGGGCATTAGCAGGCGGGAGACTCCTGCTAAAGGCCACAAAAAGTAGGGGTGCAGAGAGTGCTGCAGTACCCTCTGATGGATCCCAGAGGACATGCATGTCCAAAGTCATGGTTaaagaatgactgaaaaaacaaacagatttcattAGTGCTGCATATGTTTAAATTCTAAcaatattttgatattattattagttttgaaaattgttttttatctaGAGGATGTAGGTGATGAACTGATGTGAGCAGGCAGAGAAGCAATGCATCATGACtgcagttttatagatattgtaaTTATTTAGGATCACGTTTACTGCCAGTGTGCATTTCATTGCATATATTTGGGATCATGCGTATTCACTCTCTCACCCATATTCACACCTGCTCACAGAACCCTACCACACCAACCTAAATATGTTACAAAGGTTTTGCTCCGGCACTGAAATTAGACAAGAACATAGACATTTcaaatgtgcaaacaaaaaaaaaagtgagcatCAGTGTTTTCCGGTTGAACTCTGGGGTTTTCATTGACTTGTAGGTATGATGAAGGTGACTGTTCTGACTGTACTACTTCATCTCAAAAGCTTAACTTTTACATTGTTCAAAGTTCTTAAATGAGTTGCCTTTTTGCCCAACTTTAATGTAAAGTAAccagaaaatgtgctttaaatgaatgtcCACCTgccttaaagtgatagttcaggtCCTCTGAAGTTtggttctgtaaaaaataaaagttatgaacaattgaTATTGCCacttgaaaagtaaaaaatataactTCAAACTTATAAATGTTGCGTCTCATATGGTCAGATACGTGGAAATAATGCACTGGCTTGAATAAAACAGTACAGCTGTAGTTTTAAATTGTGTCCTTCCTTCAGACACCCAAGAACATGTGTTCCTTGTATGCCACCACAACTAAACACATTAAACTTACAGCTTGCTAATGTGATTGTGCCTACTGGCAATATAGGCGAACCTGACATTAAGTATGGGTAAATCTGTTTCATTTGAAGCATAAAGAGCCTCCTTAGGTCCATTATTAAACAGTTC
Protein-coding regions in this window:
- the LOC108235218 gene encoding 3-beta-hydroxysteroid-Delta(8),Delta(7)-isomerase, coding for MDASSAKRALHPYWPRDLVIPSYVENDRSMSEILGFLFSVSGVFLLVTWLITGTTGRLGMWRRLAMCWFAVCGFIHSVIEGWFSLYHNSLPGDQSFLSQLWKEYSKGDSRYVIADNFTVCMETVTACLWGPFSFWAVYSFLTNKPYRFVLQLIISLGQLYGAVLYFFTEHRDGYAHSELGHPVYFWFYFVFMNVLWIVIPLALIMDAWRQLSAAQTHTDTSKTQKNKKH
- the fkbpl gene encoding FK506-binding protein-like; its protein translation is MEAVPTLYGEADGADVPSWVSVCPRGLWRVQQKHKWSQQTVSDSGNITSCLSKTCPSLGSLCRVRVQLQVQKDDTDRSLVFGDVTELAVTPFLRCQDSVLQIPVGDWITLRLGEGQCDVTEACLEGMRAGEKCEIQLTPLGNEADASVHQPSDGNLPLCATVELQAFTPGKESWEMPADEKVEWVKSHKERGGVRFRGGDVWGAADSYSRALKLLIPLCGLVGAMEPKAQELESGEESDTSPSEEALQLPSRDELKIIKAELHSNLSLCQLKLNQPERAKASAAKATKLEPGASKAWYRLGQACQMLNELEEAKQAFRKLLELQPDLPAAVKALKDVIHKEKQRNAQLGQRLSKMFT